The following coding sequences are from one Lolium rigidum isolate FL_2022 chromosome 6, APGP_CSIRO_Lrig_0.1, whole genome shotgun sequence window:
- the LOC124664776 gene encoding protein FAR1-RELATED SEQUENCE 5-like encodes MAGIEKWVPRAGLNFKNLDDAWQFWLAYGGRTGFDVRKRGSNISKIDRKATSCRFVCSNEGVRRKGQTDHVAKLFRAETRTNCEARMVLSLNRLTGNYEVIQVVLQHNHLLHLPQTRHLMASQRKISEIQAFDIETADDTGIRPKQAHELACRRVGGTHNLSYTCRDQKNHLRSKRQRELAFGQAGSMLKYFQDKIVENPSFHYELQYDSEEHISNIFWLDAKMIIDYAHFGDVVTFDTTFGTNKEYRPFGVFLGLNQFRETTIFGAALLFDETKDSFIWLFETFLDAHKGRQPRTIYTDQDVAMGKAIEKVFTESYHGLCTFHIMQNVVKHLSPVKGEDEVEGEDDEPHILSDFSACMFGFEE; translated from the coding sequence ATGGCAGGAATTGAGAAGTGGGTACCTAGAGCTGGTCTGAACTTCAAAAATCTAGATGATGCTTGGCAATTTTGGCTAGCATATGGCGGTCGAACAGGCTTTGATGTTAGGAAGAGAGGCAGCAATATCAGCAAAATTGACCGTAAAGCAACTTCATGCAGATTTGTTTGTTCCAATGAGGGTGTTCGAAGGAAAGGGCAAACTGATCATGTGGCGAAGCTTTTTAGAGCTGAAACGAGGACTAATTGTGAGGCTCGGATGGTTCTTTCATTGAATCGGTTGACTGGAAATTATGAAGTCATCCAAGTTGTGCTACAACATAATCACTTGCTTCATCTACCACAGACCCGGCATTTGATGGCGTCACAAAGGAAAATTTCTGAAATTCAAGCTTTTGACATTGAAACAGCCGATGATACTGGAATTAGGCCAAAACAAGCACATGAGTTGGCTTGTCGTCGAGTTGGTGGGACACATAATCTTAGCTACACTTGTCGTGACCAAAAGAATCATCTACGAAGCAAGCGGCAAAGAGAGTTGGCTTTTGGACAAGCCGGCAGTATGTTGAAGTATTTTCAAGACAAAATAGTTGAGAACCCATCATTCCACTATGAATTGCAATATGATTCTGAAGAGCATATAAGCAACATATTCTGGCTTGATGCTAAAATGATCATTGACTATGCACACTTTGGTGATGTTGTGACATTTGATACTACTTTTGGCACAAACAAAGAATATAGGCCATTTGGTGTATTTCTTGGGCTCAATCAGTTTAGAGAAACCACTATCTTTGGTGCTGCACTATTGTTTGATGAAACAAAAGACTCATTCATATGGCTTTTTGAGACTTTTCTAGATGCACATAAGGGAAGACAACCAAGAACTATTTACACCGATCAAGATGTAGCAATGGGAAAGGCAATAGAGAAAGTATTCACAGAATCATATCATGGATTGTGCACCTTTCACATAATGCAGAATGTCGTCAAACATTTATCTCCTGTGAAGGGCGAAGATGAAGTTGAAGGTGAAGATGATGAACCACATATCCTCTCAGATTTTAGTGCTTGTATGTTTGGCTTTGAGGAATAA